Genomic segment of Streptomyces roseifaciens:
AACTCATCGGGCGAGAGGTCTGCGGTGAACGGGACGGGGACGTCCTTGGACATCTCTTCCTCCAGAGGTGTAGTCAGACCTGGGTGAGGTGGTGGGATCGAGGCTGCGTCAGCGTGCGCCCGACGGCTTCCACGACCGGCTTGAGCTGGTCCATGAGCTCGGCGAACTGTGCGCCGCTGAGAGCCTGGGCTCCGTCGCACAGTGCGGCCTGTGCGTTGGTGTGGACGTCGATCAGCAGTCCGTCGGCGCCGCACGCGGCGGCGGCCAGGGACATAGGACCCACGAGATGGGGCTGTCCGGTGCTGTGGCTGGGGTCGACGATCACCGGGAGGTGGGTGAGGCGCTTCGCCTCGGCCACCGCGCTGAGGTCGAGCGTGAATCGGGTGCTGCGTTCGTAGGAGCGGATGCCACGCTCGCAGAGCACCACGCCTTCATTGCCCATGTGTATGAGGTACTCGGCCGCGAGCAGCCATTCCTCGATCGTGGCTGCCATGCCGCGTTTGAGCAGGACAGGCCGTCCGGATGCGCCGGCCTCGCGCAGCAGCGCGAAGTTCTGCATGTTCCGTGTGCCGATCTGGAGCATGTCGCTTTCCTCAGCGACACGTTCCACGTCGTCCGGTGTGACGACTTCGGTGACCACGGGTAGGCCGGTGCGCCCTCGCTGTTCAGCGAGCAGCGCCAGGCCGGCGACCCCCAGCCCCTGGAAGCTGTAAGGCGACGTGCGGGGCTTGAACGCCCCGCCGCGCAGCACCGTGGCACCGGCGTCGGCAACTGCATTCACCACGGTTGTCATCTGGAGTGGTGTCTCCACCGCGCAGGGCCCCGCGATCACCACGAATCCGTCTCCGCCGACCACCGGCCCGTCCGGGCCGCCCACGGTGACCCGGGTGTCCTCCGGGCGGAACAGACGGCTGGTCAGGCGCTGGGCTCCGGGGACCGTCACCACCCGTTCGACGCCCGTCGCTCTCGTCGCAGCCGAGGCCAGCTCCGGTGTGCCGGCTCCTTCGGTGACGAGCACTGTGGCGCCTGCCACGTGCCCGGCCACGGGAGTCAAGCCAGCGTTCCTGAGTAGTGCGTCGGCGACTTCGGTCTGCTCCCGCGTCGCCTGCGGGCTCATTACCACGATCATGGATGCCTTCCAGAGGGCTGTCATGCGCGGGGTTGCACGTCCTGCTCATCGTGCGGGCGGATGCCACCGGGCGGCTTGGCCTCAGTGCGCCTCGACGGAGCTCTAGCGATCGGTGCGATCCTCCATTGACGACAGCAGCCATGTCAATGGGGGTTGTCAACTCACGTTAATGGTGCTCAAATCGCTGTGCTCCCCCGGACGGAGAGAGCGAACGAGCCCCAGCGAGCGTGGAGGTATGTCGTGAAGATGATCGACATCAGTCAGGGTTGGTACGAGGGCATGCCGTCGTACGACGCGCCGTGGTACCCGAAGTTCGGAGTGCGTCGGGCCATGACGCCGGAGACCGACCCGGCCAAGGGCGGGCGTACCTTCTCCGACCTGCAGATCTTTCCGCACAACGGCTCCCATGTGGAGTCCGGTTACCACTTCTACGAGGACCGCGAGAAGATCGACGAGGTCCCCTTGGAGACCTTCGTGGGGCGCGTCTGCATCGCCGACCTGTCACACAAGCGCGATCTGGACCCGGTCACGGGGGAGGACCTGGAAAAGGCGCTGCACGAGTTCTGGCAGCCCGGGGACCGGCTGCTGATCCGAACCGACCACCCCAACCGCTACCTGGGGCGCGAGGATTACTGGGACAAGCCGCCCTACCTCACGGTCTCGGCGGCACAGTGGGCCGCGGACAACGGCGCCGTGCTCGTCGGCATGGACTGCATCACCGAACGCCCCGACGACCGCAGTGGTCAGGTGCATCGGAGCCTGCTCGCCGCCGGCATCCCCATCCTGGAGAACATCCAGAACCTCGATCAGATCAGTGTGCCGGTCGCCCACCTCATGGCGCTGCCGGTCAAGATCGCGGGAGTCGAGGCGGCCCCGGTTCGCGCGGTGGTGTTCGAGGGCTGGCCCCTCTGACCCCCCATCGAGGCTGCGCCGACAAGGAGCTCCTTTGTTTATCCCCATACTCCGGCAGGGCAGCGAGGGCACTTCCCGCGACACACGTGTCCTGCACGCCGTGACCGGTGCACCGCTGGGAACGCTCCACGAAGCCCCCGCGGTCGTGAATCGGCTGGCAGTGAAGGCTATGCGCACAGCACCCGACACGCCCCCGGGCGAAATCGCCGCGGTGCTGGCCCAGGCGGGTCGGCTGTTCGCCAGGGCAACGCTCGGCGGGCAGACCCCGGAGGAGTACTTCCGGCTGCAGGCACTGGCCTCCGGGGTGCCCATAGCGGTCGCCCGTCGCACCGCGGAGCGCTTGGCGGAGGAGTGCGGGCTGCTCGCGGACGTGACCGAGGAACAACGACCCGCGGGTACCGGACCCGGCCGCCCCGCCCGATGGGCACGCCGCGGATCGGTACTCGCGGTCGTGGCGCCCAGCAACCACCCAGGCACTCACATCGCCTGGTTGCAGGCCATCGCCCTTGGCTATGGCGTCGCGGTGCGTCCGGGCGCGCGCGATCCCATCACGCCGCTACGACTGGCAAGGGCACTGCTGGAGGCCGGCCTACACGCTGGTCGGCTGAGCCTGCTGCCGGGCTCCCACGCCGCAGCGGACGCGCTGGTCGCAGCCGCTGACCTGGCGCTCGTCTACGGAAGCGAGGCGACGGTCGCCCGCATGCGTGGCAATGACCGAGTTTTGGTGCGTGGGCCCGGCCGCAGCAAGATCCTGGTGGACGTCCCGCTGGATGACGACATCCTGGACTACCTCGTCGCCGAGATCGCCGACGACGGCGGTGTCCGCTGCACCAACGCCACGGCCATCTTCACATCGGGCGACCAGCAGGCCCTGGCCGATGCTCTGGCGGAGCGACTGGCCGCGCTCCCGCTGCTCCCCGTGACGGACCCCGGTGCGGAGCTTCCGGCTCGTCCCGTGAAAGAAGCGCGGGCGCTTCGATCCGCGCTCGTCGCAGCCGCGCAGGGAGCGGCGGACGTGGCGGAGCGGCATTACGCCGGCGATCCGACACCGGTCATCGACGGTGACGCCGCCGTCCTGCGCCCGGCTGTGATGTGGGTGGACAGATCCGACCACCCTGGACTGCGAACGGAACTCCCCTTCCCCTGCGTCTGGGTCGCGCCGTGGCGCGCGGGCGAGGGGCTCGGTCCGCTGGACGACTCCTTGGCACTGACCCTGCTCACGGAGAACGACGTGCTGGTGGCCGAAGCACTGGACGCCCCCACGGTCCGGACAGTCATCCACGGCAAGGTCACGGGCTGGTGGGCGGATCCGTATCTGCCGCACGACGGATACCTCGGACAGTTCCTCCGAGAAGCACGCGGCTTCGCCGTCTCCACCAAAAGGACAGCGGAATGACCCTCGAAGGCAAACGCGTACTGATCACCGGGGCGTCTGGAGACCTCGGCAAGGCGATGGCCCACACGTTCCTCGGTCTCGGCGCCGATCTGGCCCTGCAGTACCGCAGTAACTCCTCGCC
This window contains:
- the aroF gene encoding 3-deoxy-7-phosphoheptulonate synthase: MSPQATREQTEVADALLRNAGLTPVAGHVAGATVLVTEGAGTPELASAATRATGVERVVTVPGAQRLTSRLFRPEDTRVTVGGPDGPVVGGDGFVVIAGPCAVETPLQMTTVVNAVADAGATVLRGGAFKPRTSPYSFQGLGVAGLALLAEQRGRTGLPVVTEVVTPDDVERVAEESDMLQIGTRNMQNFALLREAGASGRPVLLKRGMAATIEEWLLAAEYLIHMGNEGVVLCERGIRSYERSTRFTLDLSAVAEAKRLTHLPVIVDPSHSTGQPHLVGPMSLAAAACGADGLLIDVHTNAQAALCDGAQALSGAQFAELMDQLKPVVEAVGRTLTQPRSHHLTQV
- a CDS encoding cyclase family protein encodes the protein MIDISQGWYEGMPSYDAPWYPKFGVRRAMTPETDPAKGGRTFSDLQIFPHNGSHVESGYHFYEDREKIDEVPLETFVGRVCIADLSHKRDLDPVTGEDLEKALHEFWQPGDRLLIRTDHPNRYLGREDYWDKPPYLTVSAAQWAADNGAVLVGMDCITERPDDRSGQVHRSLLAAGIPILENIQNLDQISVPVAHLMALPVKIAGVEAAPVRAVVFEGWPL
- a CDS encoding aldehyde dehydrogenase family protein, which produces MFIPILRQGSEGTSRDTRVLHAVTGAPLGTLHEAPAVVNRLAVKAMRTAPDTPPGEIAAVLAQAGRLFARATLGGQTPEEYFRLQALASGVPIAVARRTAERLAEECGLLADVTEEQRPAGTGPGRPARWARRGSVLAVVAPSNHPGTHIAWLQAIALGYGVAVRPGARDPITPLRLARALLEAGLHAGRLSLLPGSHAAADALVAAADLALVYGSEATVARMRGNDRVLVRGPGRSKILVDVPLDDDILDYLVAEIADDGGVRCTNATAIFTSGDQQALADALAERLAALPLLPVTDPGAELPARPVKEARALRSALVAAAQGAADVAERHYAGDPTPVIDGDAAVLRPAVMWVDRSDHPGLRTELPFPCVWVAPWRAGEGLGPLDDSLALTLLTENDVLVAEALDAPTVRTVIHGKVTGWWADPYLPHDGYLGQFLREARGFAVSTKRTAE